The following are encoded together in the Populus trichocarpa isolate Nisqually-1 chromosome 5, P.trichocarpa_v4.1, whole genome shotgun sequence genome:
- the LOC18098478 gene encoding disease resistance protein RPV1 isoform X16, with product MAFNPVTLILFFLSLIPGATLTPRTCDPSFRGPGLTTYDVFLSFRGGDTRQHFTDHLYKALTRAGIPTFRDDDEIRIGENIELEIQKAIQESKSSIIVFSKNYSSSRWCLDELLMIMERRRTVGHLVFPVFYDVDPSEVGNQTGQFGEEFAKLEIRFKYQMERVEGWRRALKEAANMERMVLEDRNQEGRYHEAFSSHEQGFQVEMERVEE from the exons ATGGCTTTCAACCCAGTGACCCTaatcttgttttttctctccttaattCCTGGGGCTACTTTGACACCCCGGACGTGTGACCCCTCGTTCAGAGGCCCAGGGCTAACTACTTACGATGTcttcttgagttttagaggtGGAGATACACGCCAACATTTCACCGACCACCTCTACAAAGCTTTAACTAGAGCAGGGATTCCCACTTTCAGAGACGACGATGAGATCCGGATAGGAGAGAACATTGAGTTAGAAATCCAGAAAgcaattcaagaatcaaaatcatctattattgtgttttctaaaaaCTACTCTTCTTCAAGATGGTGTCTTGATGAACTCTTGATGATCATGGAACGTAGAAGAACTGTTGGGCACTTAGTGTTCCCAGTTTTCTACGATGTTGATCCATCTGAGGTGGGGAACCAAACAGGGCAATTTGGTGAAGAATTTGCTAAGCTTGAAATACGCTTCAAGTATCAGATGGAGAGGGTGGAGGGATGGAGAAGGGCTCTTAAGGAAGCTGCAAACATGGAAAGGATGGTTCTGGAAGACAG GAACCAGGAAGGGAGATATCATGAAGCGTTTTCGTCACACGAGCAAGGCTTCCAGGTTGAGATGGAGAGGGTGGAAGAGTGA
- the LOC18098477 gene encoding uncharacterized protein LOC18098477, with translation MGGERGGGGGRAEAQYVTAKISVWWDIENCHVPRDCDPHAIAQNISSALVKMNYCGPVSISAYGDTHRINSAVQQALSSTGIALNHVPAGVKDASDKKILVDMLFWAVDNAAPANYLLISGDRDFSNALHQLRMRRYNILLAQPQKASAPLLAAAKSVWLWTSLLAGGPPLSEGESLQPDSNSYMSTSDTSQIPLTDAAQLKQPADSYSENSYLANQKSPYTARGYDNKQKGKNIRRSPSQTNGSKTTSVPLWTQEDQHNTNSHQPGTYFPRVPLSGPAPDFVHGNTNFTWCDVPYVNGNHQNHYTQQLRPNNSAMQPDFAAGGFYPPYLHPRGPPPMPARPNGTSSMPAPYMSAPDIGNLNISGYSINFNPQRRNPEVKHDSKKKLPRSVSSSNSQNGNMAHNSPSIYQDEMPNHRYSSHPEYLSSSSSAMGASVAPGSVIWGSPGCPKPSEYVQGLIGVVLLALNTLKSEKIMPTETNIADCIRYGDQKQRNTDIKKALECAIEHQMVVAQSLGAMQLFVGKNEKLWKCVNPIGGSPKQIPKATWDEIQLFLISPAGRSAILASQCRYEAGTILKRKCLKGHALGDILQILNMVIGYKKWIIHHPSGWQPISITLSEIESDLWSAEGT, from the exons ATGGGAGGAGAaagaggaggcggaggaggaagAGCAGAGGCACAGTATGTGACCGCCAAGATTTCAGTTTGGTGGGACATAGAGAACTGTCATGTACCTAGAGACTGTGACCCTCATGCCATAGCACAAAACATAAGCTCAGCACTTGTCAAGATGAATTATTGTGGTCCTGTTTCTATTTCTGCTTATGGTGACACACATCGTATCAATTCTGCTGTTCAGCAGGCGCTCTCTAGTACTGGGATTGCTCTCAATCATGTCCCTGCAG GTGTTAAAGATGCAAGTGATAAGAAGATTCTTGTTGATATGTTGTTTTGGGCTGTGGACAATGCCGCGCCTgctaattatttgttaatttctgGTGATCGAGACTTCTCTAATGCTCTTCATCAGTTGCGAATGAGGAGATACAATATTCTTCTGGCACAGCCCCAGAAAGCATCCGCACCCCTTCTTGCGGCTGCAAAGAGTGTATGGCTCTGGACAAGTCTTTTGGCAGGAGGACCGCCTCTCAGTGAAGGTGAATCACTGCAACCTGATAGTAATAGCTATATGTCCACTTCAGACACTTCACAGATTCCATTGACTGATGCGGCTCAATTAAAACAACCAGCGGATTCCTATTCTGAGAATTCGTATCTGGCAAACCAGAAGTCTCCTTACACAGCAAGGGGTTATGACAATAAGCAGAAAGGGAAAAACATCCGAAGAAGCCCAAGCCAGACAAATGGATCAAAGACAACAAGTGTGCCTCTTTGGACCCAAGAAGATCAACATAATACAAACTCTCACCAACCGGGTACTTATTTCCCTAGAGTTCCCCTTAGTGGACCTGCCCCGGATTTTGTTCATGGAAATACTAATTTTACTTGGTGTGATGTCCCCTATGTTAATGGCAACCACCAAAATCATTATACACAGCAATTAAGGCCAAACAATTCAGCGATGCAACCTGACTTTGCAGCAGGTGGTTTTTATCCTCCTTATCTTCACCCCCGTGGTCCTCCTCCAATGCCTGCCAGGCCCAACGGAACAAGTTCTATGCCTGCACCATATATGAGTGCGCCTGATATTGGTAATTTGAACATTTCTGGATACTCCATCAACTTTAACCCTCAGCGTCGAAATCCAGAGGTAAAACATGATTCCAAGAAGAAACTTCCCCGATCTGTAAGCTCAAGTAACTCGCAAAATGGAAATATGGCACATAACTCTCCATCAATTTACCAGGATGAGATGCCCAACCATAGATACTCCAGTCATCCAGAATATctgtcatcatcttcatcagcaATGGGGGCTAGTGTTGCTCCAGGAAGTGTTATATGGGGGAGTCCAGGATGCCCAAAACCTTCTGAATACGTTCAAGGCCTTATAGGTGTGGTCTTGCTTGCCTTGAACACCCTTAAAAGTGAAAAGATAATGCCAACTGAAACAAATATAGCTGACTGCATCAGATATGGAGATCAGAAGCAGCGTAACACTGACATTAAGAAGGCCCTTGAGTGTGCCATTGAGCATCAGATGGTAGTGGCACAGAGTTTAGGTGCAATGCAGTTGTTTGTTGGTAAAAACGAGAAACTGTGGAAATGTGTCAACCCTATTGGTGGCAGCCCGAAACAAATCCCAAAAGCAACATGGGATGAAATTCAACTTTTTCTGATATCCCCTGCCGGGCGATCTGCAATCTTGGCTTCTCAGTGCAG GTATGAAGCAGGTACTATTTTAAAGAGAAAGTGCTTGAAAGGACATGCTCTGGGTGATATCCTTCAGATCTTGAACATGGTAATTGGCTATAAAAAATGGATCATACATCATCCATCAGGATGGCAACCAATTAGCATTACACTATCAGAGATCGAGAGCGATTTATGGTCTGCAGAGGGCACATAA
- the LOC18098478 gene encoding disease resistance protein RPV1 isoform X19 — protein sequence MAFNPVTLILFFLSLIPGATLTPRTCDPSFRGPGLTTYDVFLSFRGGDTRQHFTDHLYKALTRAGIPTFRDDDEIRIGENIELEIQKAIQESKSSIIVFSKNYSSSRWCLDELLMIMERRRTVGHLVFPVFYDVDPSEVGNQTGQFGEEFAKLEIRFKYQMERVEGWRRALKEAANMERMVLEDS from the exons ATGGCTTTCAACCCAGTGACCCTaatcttgttttttctctccttaattCCTGGGGCTACTTTGACACCCCGGACGTGTGACCCCTCGTTCAGAGGCCCAGGGCTAACTACTTACGATGTcttcttgagttttagaggtGGAGATACACGCCAACATTTCACCGACCACCTCTACAAAGCTTTAACTAGAGCAGGGATTCCCACTTTCAGAGACGACGATGAGATCCGGATAGGAGAGAACATTGAGTTAGAAATCCAGAAAgcaattcaagaatcaaaatcatctattattgtgttttctaaaaaCTACTCTTCTTCAAGATGGTGTCTTGATGAACTCTTGATGATCATGGAACGTAGAAGAACTGTTGGGCACTTAGTGTTCCCAGTTTTCTACGATGTTGATCCATCTGAGGTGGGGAACCAAACAGGGCAATTTGGTGAAGAATTTGCTAAGCTTGAAATACGCTTCAAGTATCAGATGGAGAGGGTGGAGGGATGGAGAAGGGCTCTTAAGGAAGCTGCAAACATGGAAAGGATGGTTCTGGAAGACAG cTGA
- the LOC18098478 gene encoding disease resistance protein RPV1 isoform X18, with amino-acid sequence MAFNPVTLILFFLSLIPGATLTPRTCDPSFRGPGLTTYDVFLSFRGGDTRQHFTDHLYKALTRAGIPTFRDDDEIRIGENIELEIQKAIQESKSSIIVFSKNYSSSRWCLDELLMIMERRRTVGHLVFPVFYDVDPSEVGNQTGQFGEEFAKLEIRFKYQMERVEGWRRALKEAANMERMVLEDS; translated from the exons ATGGCTTTCAACCCAGTGACCCTaatcttgttttttctctccttaattCCTGGGGCTACTTTGACACCCCGGACGTGTGACCCCTCGTTCAGAGGCCCAGGGCTAACTACTTACGATGTcttcttgagttttagaggtGGAGATACACGCCAACATTTCACCGACCACCTCTACAAAGCTTTAACTAGAGCAGGGATTCCCACTTTCAGAGACGACGATGAGATCCGGATAGGAGAGAACATTGAGTTAGAAATCCAGAAAgcaattcaagaatcaaaatcatctattattgtgttttctaaaaaCTACTCTTCTTCAAGATGGTGTCTTGATGAACTCTTGATGATCATGGAACGTAGAAGAACTGTTGGGCACTTAGTGTTCCCAGTTTTCTACGATGTTGATCCATCTGAGGTGGGGAACCAAACAGGGCAATTTGGTGAAGAATTTGCTAAGCTTGAAATACGCTTCAAGTATCAGATGGAGAGGGTGGAGGGATGGAGAAGGGCTCTTAAGGAAGCTGCAAACATGGAAAGGATGGTTCTGGAAGACAG TTAG
- the LOC18098476 gene encoding heavy metal-associated isoprenylated plant protein 24 yields MGVAGTLEYFSDLLSNAKKGKKKKLMQTVALKVRMDCQGCERKVKSVLYGVEGDKSVKVDMKQQKVTVTGFVEPEKVLKAAQSTKKKVELWPYVPYFLVAHPYVSQAYDKKAPPNHVRAVPVTATISESIIDDYYINMFSDENPNACSIM; encoded by the exons ATGGGAGTTGCCGGAACTTTGGAGTATTTCTCTGATTTACTAAGCAATGCCAAGAAAGGCAAGAAAAAGAAGCTGATGCAAACCGTAGCTCTCAAAGTCAGGATGGACTGCCAAGGCTGTGAACGTAAGGTCAAGAGTGTCCTCTACGGGGTTGAAG GTGATAAATCCGTGAAAGTAGACATGAAGCAACAAAAGGTGACCGTGACTGGGTTCGTGGAGCCAGAGAAAGTGTTGAAGGCAGCTCAATCAACAAAGAAGAAGGTAGAGCTGTGGCCTTATGTCCCATACTTTTTAGTGGCACACCCCTATGTTTCACAGGCTTATGACAAGAAAGCACCTCCGAATCATGTTAGAGCAGTTCCGGTCACAGCCACTATCAGCGAGTCCATCATTGACGACTACTACATCAACATGTTTAGTGATGAGAACCCTAATGCCTGCTCCATTATGTAA
- the LOC18098478 gene encoding disease resistance protein RPV1 isoform X17 gives MAFNPVTLILFFLSLIPGATLTPRTCDPSFRGPGLTTYDVFLSFRGGDTRQHFTDHLYKALTRAGIPTFRDDDEIRIGENIELEIQKAIQESKSSIIVFSKNYSSSRWCLDELLMIMERRRTVGHLVFPVFYDVDPSEVGNQTGQFGEEFAKLEIRFKYQMERVEGWRRALKEAANMERMVLEDRNWN, from the exons ATGGCTTTCAACCCAGTGACCCTaatcttgttttttctctccttaattCCTGGGGCTACTTTGACACCCCGGACGTGTGACCCCTCGTTCAGAGGCCCAGGGCTAACTACTTACGATGTcttcttgagttttagaggtGGAGATACACGCCAACATTTCACCGACCACCTCTACAAAGCTTTAACTAGAGCAGGGATTCCCACTTTCAGAGACGACGATGAGATCCGGATAGGAGAGAACATTGAGTTAGAAATCCAGAAAgcaattcaagaatcaaaatcatctattattgtgttttctaaaaaCTACTCTTCTTCAAGATGGTGTCTTGATGAACTCTTGATGATCATGGAACGTAGAAGAACTGTTGGGCACTTAGTGTTCCCAGTTTTCTACGATGTTGATCCATCTGAGGTGGGGAACCAAACAGGGCAATTTGGTGAAGAATTTGCTAAGCTTGAAATACGCTTCAAGTATCAGATGGAGAGGGTGGAGGGATGGAGAAGGGCTCTTAAGGAAGCTGCAAACATGGAAAGGATGGTTCTGGAAGACAG AAACTGGAACTGA
- the LOC18098478 gene encoding disease resistance protein RPV1 isoform X13, with translation MAFNPVTLILFFLSLIPGATLTPRTCDPSFRGPGLTTYDVFLSFRGGDTRQHFTDHLYKALTRAGIPTFRDDDEIRIGENIELEIQKAIQESKSSIIVFSKNYSSSRWCLDELLMIMERRRTVGHLVFPVFYDVDPSEVGNQTGQFGEEFAKLEIRFKYQMERVEGWRRALKEAANMERMVLEDREKSSTRMKEILHFTREMKTLKGYSWTFQRLVLRLI, from the exons ATGGCTTTCAACCCAGTGACCCTaatcttgttttttctctccttaattCCTGGGGCTACTTTGACACCCCGGACGTGTGACCCCTCGTTCAGAGGCCCAGGGCTAACTACTTACGATGTcttcttgagttttagaggtGGAGATACACGCCAACATTTCACCGACCACCTCTACAAAGCTTTAACTAGAGCAGGGATTCCCACTTTCAGAGACGACGATGAGATCCGGATAGGAGAGAACATTGAGTTAGAAATCCAGAAAgcaattcaagaatcaaaatcatctattattgtgttttctaaaaaCTACTCTTCTTCAAGATGGTGTCTTGATGAACTCTTGATGATCATGGAACGTAGAAGAACTGTTGGGCACTTAGTGTTCCCAGTTTTCTACGATGTTGATCCATCTGAGGTGGGGAACCAAACAGGGCAATTTGGTGAAGAATTTGCTAAGCTTGAAATACGCTTCAAGTATCAGATGGAGAGGGTGGAGGGATGGAGAAGGGCTCTTAAGGAAGCTGCAAACATGGAAAGGATGGTTCTGGAAGACAG GGAAAAGAGTTCGACCAGAATGAAAGAAATCTTGCATTTTACTAGAGAAATGAAGACATTGAAGGGATATTCTTGGACATTTCAAAGATTAGTTCTGAGATTAATTTAA